One Denticeps clupeoides chromosome 10, fDenClu1.1, whole genome shotgun sequence genomic window carries:
- the LOC114797847 gene encoding rab GDP dissociation inhibitor alpha-like: MDEEYDVIVLGTGLTECILSGIMSVNGKKVLHMDRNPYYGGESSSITPLEELYKRFGLNDSPPESMGRGRDWNVDLIPKFLMANGQLVKMLLYTEVTRYLDFKVVEGSFVYKGGKIYKVPSTETEALASNLMGMFEKRRFRKFLVFIANFDDNDPKTFEGVDPKVTTMRDVYKKFDLGQDVIDFTGHALALYRTDDYLDQACLESINRIKLYSESLARYGKSPYLYPLYGLGELPQGFARLSAIYGGTYMLNKPVEEIVTENGRVVGVKSEGEIARCKQLICDPSYVPDRVRKVGQVIRVICVLSHPIKNTNDSNSCQIIIPQNQVNRNSDIYVCMISYAHNVAAQGKYIAIVSTTVETSNPEGEIEPALELLEPIDQKFVAISDLYEPSDDGTESQIFSSRAYDATTHFETTCNDIKDIYKRMTGSDFDFENMKRKQNDVFGEDEQ; this comes from the exons ATGGATGAGGAATACGACGTGATCGTTTTGGGCACCGGACTCACG GAATGCATCCTGTCAGGAATAATGTCTGTCAATGGGAAGAAAGTTCTGCACATGGACAGAAACCCGTACTACGGTGGAGAGAGCTCCTCCATCACCCCGCTTGAGGAG CTCTACAAGCGATTTGGGCTAAACGACAGCCCCCCCGAGTCCATGGGCAGAGGAAGGGACTGGAACGTAGACCTGATCCCCAAATTTCTCATGGCCAACG GTCAACTGGTAAAGATGCTGCTGTATACAGAGGTCACCCGTTACCTGGACTTCAAAGTGGTTGAAGGCAGCTTTGTGTACAAAGGCGGGAAGATCTATAAGGTGCCCTCCACCGAGACTGAAGCACTGGCGTCCA ATCTCATGGGCATGTTTGAGAAGAGAAGATTCCGGAAATTCCTCGTGTTCATTGCAAACTTTGATGACAATGACCCCAAGACCTTTGAGGGCGTCGACCCCAAAGTGACCACCATGCGAGACGTCTACAAGAAGTTCGACCTCGGACAGGATGTCATTGATTTTACTGGTCATGCCCTGGCGCTCTACAGGACAGATGA TTACCTGGACCAGGCCTGCCTTGAAAGCATTAACCGTATTAAACTCTACAGTGAGTCCCTGGCCCGCTATGGGAAAAGCCCCTACCTTTACCCACTCTACGGACTCGGCGAGCTCCCTCAGGGCTTTGCGCG GTTAAGTGCCATCTATGGTGGAACATATATGCTGAACAAGCCAGTTGAGGAAATTGTGACGGAGAATGGCCGGGTGGTTGGAGTAAAGTCAGAGGGGGAG ATTGCTCGCTGTAAGCAGCTGATCTGTGACCCCAGCTACGTCCCAGACCGCGTGCGAAAGGTGGGCCAGGTGATCCGAGTCATCTGCGTCCTCAGTCATCCCATCAAAAACACCAACGACTCCAACTCCTGTCAGATTATCATCCCTCAGAACCAAGTCAATCGCAACTCCG ACATCTATGTGTGTATGATTTCATACGCTCATAATGTTGCTGCCCAGGGGAAGTACATTGCTATTGTCAGCACCACAGTTGAGACCAGCAACCCTGAGGGTGAAATTGAACCCGCCCTTGAATTGTTGGAGCCCATTGACCAAAA ATTTGTGGCTATCAGTGACCTGTATGAGCCATCGGATGACGGCACTGAGAGCCAG ATTTTCTCCTCCAGAGCGTACGACGCCACCACCCACTTTGAGACCACCTGCAACGACATAAAAGACATCTACAAACGCATGACAGGCagtgactttgactttgaaaacATGAAGCGCAAGCAGAACGACGTGTTTGGGGAAGACGAGCAGTGA